In one window of Cydia fagiglandana chromosome 10, ilCydFagi1.1, whole genome shotgun sequence DNA:
- the LOC134667923 gene encoding tyramine/octopamine receptor-like, producing MNNGMIALQYFVYNVSGDPLEDNFTFIFNSSFFEEPVCEATQTLLFNTSFGIETAVAEWEALTTIIVLSAVILGTIFGNILVILGVFTHKPLRIVPNFFIVSLAVADLAVAVLVMPLNVAYSTLGRWLWGKHLCKMWLTCDIMSCTSSILNLCAIALDRYWAITDPINYANKRTLRRVLSQIAGVWMLSLLISSPPLLGWNDWPEEFTKDTPCQLTSEPGYVVYSALGSFFIPLVIMTIVYIQIYIAARKRFRRRTLATGIYKKRPVIHVENKEESQETKEESENDSDSGESINKNQRKAFNDIKRNFFVPLLLLHDPLARQKLEADINDQHPKLSPGSCGSVKKGSSFKNTNQKKRRQEKPLLASVSNSGDVVHQFVEQKQKISLSKERRAARTLGIIMGVFVICWLPFFLMYVILPFCRVCCPSNKLINFITWLGYVNSTVNPIIYTIFNLDFRKAFKKLLGMNA from the coding sequence ATGAATAACGGAATGATTGCCCTTCAATACTTCGTTTATAACGTCTCCGGTGACCCCTTGGAAGATAATTTCACATTCATCTTCAACTCGAGTTTCTTCGAAGAGCCGGTCTGCGAAGCGACACAAACTTTGCTCTTTAATACAAGTTTCGGAATCGAAACTGCTGTTGCAGAATGGGAAGCGCTAACTACTATCATCGTATTATCTGCTGTTATTCTGGGAACCATCTTCGGAAACATTCTAGTTATACTAGGTGTATTCACCCACAAACCGTTACGGATAGTGCCGAACTTTTTCATTGTGTCACTAGCTGTAGCAGATTTGGCTGTCGCGGTGCTGGTGATGCCTCTGAACGTGGCGTACTCGACTCTCGGTCGCTGGCTATGGGGCAAACACTTGTGCAAGATGTGGCTCACTTGTGATATCATGAGCTGCACCTCATCCATACTAAACTTATGTGCCATAGCACTAGACCGATACTGGGCTATAACAGATCCTATAAATTATGCCAACAAAAGAACACTGAGAAGAGTACTGTCACAAATTGCTGGAGTGTGGATGTTGTCGCTTCTCATAAGCTCACCGCCCCTGCTCGGATGGAACGATTGGCCAGAGGAATTTACAAAAGATACGCCCTGTCAATTAACATCAGAACCCGGTTACGTAGTTTATTCGGCACTTGGCTCATTCTTCATTCCACTAGTAATAATGACGATAGTGTATATACAAATTTACATTGCTGCAAGGAAAAGATTTAGGAGGCGCACATTGGCCACAGGAATATACAAGAAACGACCAGTAATACACGTAGAAAACAAAGAGGAAAGTCAAGAAACTAAAGAGGAATCGGAAAATGATTCTGACAGTGGAGAGAGTATTAATAAAAATCAGAGGAAAGCCTTCAATGACATTAAGAGAAACTTTTTTGTGCCGCTGCTGTTGCTTCACGATCCGCTTGCCAGACAAAAACTTGAGGCTGATATAAACGATCAGCATCCAAAACTGTCGCCTGGTAGTTGTGGAAGTGTAAAGAAGGGTTCATCATTTAAAAACACAAATCAGAAAAAGAGAAGACAGGAAAAGCCTTTACTTGCAAGCGTTAGTAACAGCGGAGACGTGGTCCACCAGTTTGTTGAGCAGAAACAAAAGATTTCATTGTCAAAGGAGCGAAGGGCAGCACGGACACTGGGCATTATAATGGGTGTATTCGTAATTTGTTGGCTTCCCTTTTTCCTTATGTACGTGATTTTACCTTTTTGCCGTGTCTGTTGCCCGAGCAACAAGTTAATTAACTTCATCACGTGGCTCGGGTATGTGAACTCTACAGTGAATCCTATAATCTACACCATTTTTAATTTAGACTTCAGGAAAGCTTTCAAAAAGTTGCTGGGCATGAATGCATAA